The following are encoded in a window of Flavobacterium sp. WC2421 genomic DNA:
- the sufC gene encoding Fe-S cluster assembly ATPase SufC, with protein MLSIKNLHASIGDKEILKGINLEVKAGEIHAIMGPNGAGKSTLASIIAGNETYEVTEGEISLDGEDLSELAPEERAHKGVFLSFQYPVEIPGVSVTNFMRTAINETRKAKGQDEMPANEMLKVIREKSELLEIDRKFLSRSLNEGFSGGEKKRNEIFQMAMLEPKLAILDETDSGLDIDALRIVANGVNKLKSDKNAIVVITHYQRLLDYIVPDFVHVLYNGKIVKSGGKELAHELEEKGYDWIKAEN; from the coding sequence ATGTTAAGCATAAAAAATTTACACGCTTCAATAGGCGACAAAGAAATATTAAAAGGAATTAATCTTGAAGTAAAAGCAGGAGAAATTCACGCGATAATGGGACCAAACGGTGCTGGAAAAAGTACCCTAGCATCTATCATCGCAGGAAACGAAACTTACGAAGTTACTGAAGGCGAAATCTCTTTAGACGGTGAAGACCTTTCGGAACTAGCTCCAGAAGAAAGAGCACACAAAGGAGTTTTCCTTTCGTTTCAATATCCAGTAGAAATTCCAGGAGTGTCGGTAACGAACTTCATGAGAACGGCTATTAATGAAACACGTAAAGCAAAAGGACAAGACGAAATGCCAGCTAACGAAATGTTGAAGGTAATTCGTGAGAAATCTGAATTATTAGAAATTGACCGTAAGTTTTTATCTCGTTCTCTTAACGAAGGATTTTCTGGTGGAGAGAAAAAACGTAACGAGATTTTCCAAATGGCAATGTTAGAACCAAAATTGGCTATTCTTGATGAAACCGATTCTGGATTAGATATCGATGCTTTACGCATCGTTGCAAATGGAGTTAACAAATTGAAAAGTGATAAAAACGCTATCGTAGTAATCACGCACTACCAACGTTTATTAGATTATATCGTTCCTGATTTTGTTCACGTATTATACAATGGTAAAATTGTAAAATCAGGTGGAAAAGAACTAGCACACGAGCTAGAAGAAAAAGGATACGACTGGATTAAAGCAGAAAACTAA
- the sufB gene encoding Fe-S cluster assembly protein SufB produces the protein MSKYTEDDLKIELETKEYEYGFYTDLESETFPIGLNEDIVRAISHKKGEPQWMTDWRIEAFRAWQEMTEPEWANVHYAKPDFQAISYYSAPKAVDPNKTLDDVDPELLEMYKKLGISVDEQKMMNNVAMDIVVDSVSVATTFKKTLGEKGIIFMSISEAIKEHPELVRKYLGTVVPQKDNFYAALNSAVFSDGSFCYIPKGVRCPMELSTYFRINQAGTGQFERTLLVADAGSYVSYLEGCTAPSRDENQLHAAVVELIALEDAEIKYSTVQNWYPGNKEGKGGVFNFVTKRGICETNAKISWTQVETGSAVTWKYPSVILKGDNSVGEFYSIAVTNNFQQADTGTKMIHLGKNTKSTIISKGISAGKSQNSYRGLVQISARADNARNFSQCDSLLMGNNCGAHTFPYIESKNPTAKIEHEATTSKIGEDQVFYCNQRGIPTEKAIALIVNGFSKEVLNKLPMEFAVEAQKLLEISLEGSVG, from the coding sequence ATGAGCAAATACACAGAAGACGATTTAAAAATCGAACTCGAAACTAAAGAATATGAATATGGATTTTATACTGATTTGGAATCGGAGACGTTTCCTATTGGTTTAAATGAAGATATCGTTCGCGCTATTTCCCATAAAAAAGGAGAGCCACAATGGATGACCGACTGGAGAATTGAAGCATTTCGTGCATGGCAAGAAATGACGGAGCCAGAATGGGCAAACGTACATTATGCAAAACCAGATTTTCAAGCGATTTCCTACTATTCAGCTCCAAAAGCCGTAGATCCTAATAAAACATTAGACGATGTAGATCCTGAACTTTTAGAAATGTATAAAAAGTTAGGCATCTCAGTTGACGAACAAAAAATGATGAATAATGTAGCCATGGATATCGTGGTTGACTCTGTATCAGTAGCAACAACATTCAAGAAAACATTAGGAGAAAAAGGAATTATTTTTATGAGTATTTCTGAGGCAATAAAAGAGCATCCAGAATTAGTTCGTAAATATTTAGGAACTGTTGTTCCACAAAAAGACAACTTTTACGCCGCATTAAACTCGGCTGTATTCTCTGATGGATCTTTTTGTTATATTCCAAAAGGGGTTCGTTGTCCAATGGAACTTTCGACTTATTTTAGAATTAATCAAGCAGGAACAGGACAGTTTGAAAGAACATTACTCGTTGCTGATGCAGGAAGTTACGTTTCATACCTAGAAGGTTGTACCGCTCCAAGCCGTGATGAAAACCAATTACACGCAGCTGTAGTTGAATTGATTGCCCTTGAAGATGCTGAAATTAAATATTCAACCGTACAAAACTGGTACCCCGGAAACAAAGAAGGTAAAGGGGGAGTTTTCAATTTTGTGACTAAAAGAGGAATTTGCGAAACAAACGCAAAAATCTCTTGGACACAGGTAGAAACAGGTTCTGCTGTTACTTGGAAATATCCATCAGTGATATTAAAGGGAGACAATTCAGTAGGAGAATTTTACTCGATTGCTGTTACCAATAATTTCCAACAAGCCGATACGGGGACTAAAATGATCCATTTAGGTAAAAACACTAAATCGACTATTATTTCTAAAGGAATTTCTGCTGGAAAATCACAAAACAGTTATAGAGGATTAGTACAAATTAGCGCACGTGCGGATAATGCACGTAACTTTTCGCAATGTGATTCCCTATTAATGGGTAACAATTGTGGAGCGCATACATTCCCATATATAGAAAGTAAAAATCCAACAGCCAAAATAGAACACGAAGCTACGACTAGTAAAATTGGTGAAGACCAAGTTTTCTATTGCAACCAACGTGGAATTCCAACGGAGAAAGCAATTGCTTTAATCGTAAACGGTTTCAGTAAAGAGGTTTTGAACAAGTTACCAATGGAATTCGCAGTTGAAGCACAAAAATTACTTGAAATTAGTTTAGAAGGAAGTGTAGGTTAA
- a CDS encoding four helix bundle protein, with amino-acid sequence MATITRFEDLEIWKEARRLAKEIYLITVETDLKNDFRFRDQIKASSGSVMDNIAEGFERNGNLEFRQFLSIAKGSAGETRSQLYRVLDYNYIDVVKFGILKTDFENLSGKINNFISYLNKKDFKGTKFQ; translated from the coding sequence ATGGCTACAATTACACGTTTTGAAGATTTAGAAATTTGGAAAGAAGCAAGACGACTAGCCAAAGAAATTTATTTGATAACTGTAGAAACCGATTTGAAAAATGATTTCAGGTTTAGAGATCAAATAAAAGCATCATCTGGTTCAGTAATGGATAATATTGCCGAAGGGTTTGAAAGAAATGGAAATTTAGAATTTAGACAATTTTTGTCTATTGCAAAAGGATCCGCTGGAGAAACAAGATCGCAATTATACCGAGTGCTAGATTACAATTATATCGACGTTGTTAAGTTTGGAATTTTAAAAACTGACTTCGAAAATTTAAGTGGAAAAATAAACAATTTTATATCATATTTAAACAAGAAAGATTTTAAAGGAACCAAGTTTCAGTAA
- the sufD gene encoding Fe-S cluster assembly protein SufD, with protein sequence MDLKEKLVSSFMAFEERIDVHSELHDVRTEAIKNFENKGFPTKKDEAWKYTSLNAILKNDFTVFPKTESNIQYSDVKKYFLHEIDTYKVVFIDGVFSSHLSSTTHEGIDVCLMASALTKPKYKMIIDTYFNQIASKDDSLTSLNTAFANEGAYINIPKSKVADKPIEIMYFSTGSEAALMTQPRNLVIVGENSHVQIIERHQSLNDNPVLTNSVTEIFAQKRAIVDFYKIQNDNLTANLIDNTYVSQQKESHVSVHTFSFGGNLTRNNLNFYHFGERLTSTLNGITIIGEKQHVDHYTLVKHSAPNCESFQDYKGIYSDRSTGVFNGKVYVEKDAQKTNAFQKSNNILLSDKATINAKPQLEIFADDVKCSHGCTVGQLDETAMFYMQARGIPKKEAKALLMYAFSNAVIENIKIPELKQRITKIIANKLGVKMGFDL encoded by the coding sequence ATGGATTTAAAAGAAAAATTAGTATCGTCTTTTATGGCTTTTGAAGAGCGCATCGATGTTCACTCTGAACTTCATGATGTACGTACAGAAGCGATAAAAAACTTTGAAAATAAAGGTTTCCCAACCAAAAAAGATGAAGCTTGGAAATACACTTCGCTAAACGCCATCCTAAAAAATGACTTTACCGTTTTTCCAAAAACAGAAAGTAACATTCAGTATTCGGATGTAAAAAAATACTTTTTACACGAGATTGACACCTACAAAGTAGTGTTTATTGACGGTGTTTTCAGTTCGCATTTATCATCAACAACTCACGAAGGAATTGACGTTTGCTTGATGGCATCAGCATTGACTAAACCAAAATACAAAATGATTATCGATACCTACTTCAACCAAATTGCCAGTAAAGACGATAGTTTGACTTCGTTGAATACGGCTTTCGCCAATGAAGGAGCATATATCAATATCCCAAAAAGCAAAGTGGCTGATAAACCGATTGAAATCATGTATTTCTCTACTGGTTCTGAAGCTGCCTTGATGACACAACCAAGAAACTTGGTGATTGTAGGGGAAAATTCTCATGTGCAAATTATCGAGCGTCATCAAAGTTTGAATGACAATCCTGTTTTAACCAATTCGGTTACCGAGATTTTTGCTCAAAAACGTGCAATTGTAGATTTTTACAAAATTCAAAATGACAATCTGACTGCTAATCTAATCGATAACACTTACGTATCTCAACAAAAAGAAAGCCATGTATCAGTGCATACGTTCTCTTTTGGAGGGAATTTAACGCGTAACAACTTGAATTTCTATCACTTTGGAGAACGTTTGACAAGTACTTTAAACGGAATCACGATTATTGGTGAGAAGCAACACGTGGATCATTATACGCTTGTGAAACATTCAGCTCCAAACTGCGAGAGTTTCCAAGATTATAAAGGAATCTATTCTGATCGTTCTACAGGAGTTTTCAACGGAAAAGTATATGTGGAGAAAGATGCTCAAAAAACAAATGCCTTCCAAAAAAGCAATAATATTTTATTGAGTGACAAAGCAACAATCAACGCGAAACCACAATTAGAAATTTTTGCCGATGATGTAAAATGTTCTCACGGTTGTACTGTTGGTCAATTAGACGAAACAGCGATGTTCTATATGCAAGCACGTGGAATTCCTAAAAAAGAAGCCAAAGCATTATTGATGTATGCGTTCTCGAATGCCGTAATTGAAAATATCAAAATACCAGAATTAAAACAACGAATTACCAAAATTATCGCCAATAAATTAGGTGTGAAAATGGGATTTGATTTGTAG
- a CDS encoding HesB/IscA family protein, translated as MIKVSDTAKKKIVDLMKEDGFDAATDYVRVGVKSGGCSGLSYDLKFDKTKNEEDKIFIDNEITIAVEKKSFLYLAGTILEFSGGINGKGFVFNNPNATRTCGCGESFSL; from the coding sequence ATGATAAAGGTTTCTGATACTGCCAAAAAGAAAATCGTCGATTTGATGAAAGAGGACGGTTTTGATGCTGCTACAGACTACGTAAGAGTAGGTGTGAAAAGTGGCGGATGTTCTGGTTTGTCTTATGATTTGAAATTTGACAAAACCAAAAACGAAGAAGATAAAATTTTCATAGACAACGAAATAACTATCGCCGTAGAGAAAAAATCATTCCTTTATTTAGCTGGGACTATTTTAGAGTTTTCAGGTGGAATAAACGGAAAGGGATTTGTTTTCAACAACCCAAACGCAACTAGAACTTGTGGATGTGGAGAGAGTTTCTCTTTATAA
- a CDS encoding M48 family metallopeptidase yields MKNQATGIFYDGNSSVPQEVVFLFDSNTATLVFEASNGTIYQWKCSEIVFEKTGSKLSFRHKVEVSQNGYTTDSKFIDEVLTFTKKKGQYGWYQSLLDLGTTIHLGLAVVILAIIGLCYLYAIPWVAEKSVVLIPEEYDTKLGDTFFEQNVIFSSIDSSKTKALNEFAKELKLNNTKKLKFSVVDSEIVNAFALPDGNIVVYTGILDSMQNYDELVGLLGHEAAHVNHRHSMKMLCRNLSGYLFVSAILGDVNGIMATIGNNINSLQSLSFSREFEHQADVEGFNVLVINKVNPVGMTNLFKRLENKNYISVPQFLSSHPMTEDRITFMEKMIKTKTFQIVDNQTLKNLFQKMKK; encoded by the coding sequence ATGAAAAATCAAGCAACAGGAATTTTCTATGATGGAAATTCATCGGTGCCACAGGAAGTGGTATTTCTTTTTGACTCTAATACAGCAACACTTGTTTTTGAAGCATCAAATGGAACTATTTATCAATGGAAATGCAGCGAAATAGTATTCGAAAAAACAGGTTCCAAATTGAGTTTTCGTCACAAAGTAGAAGTTTCCCAAAATGGATATACTACTGATTCGAAATTTATAGACGAAGTACTCACTTTTACAAAGAAAAAGGGACAATATGGTTGGTACCAAAGTCTTTTGGATTTAGGGACTACAATTCATCTAGGATTAGCAGTGGTTATTCTTGCAATTATAGGGTTATGTTATCTTTATGCCATTCCCTGGGTTGCTGAAAAATCAGTTGTTTTGATACCTGAAGAATATGATACTAAACTAGGAGATACTTTTTTTGAACAAAATGTTATTTTTAGCTCTATTGACTCTTCTAAAACAAAGGCTCTAAATGAGTTTGCCAAAGAATTAAAATTAAACAATACAAAAAAGCTGAAGTTCTCCGTTGTAGATTCTGAAATTGTGAATGCTTTTGCACTTCCTGACGGCAATATTGTTGTTTATACAGGGATATTGGATTCGATGCAAAACTATGATGAGCTAGTGGGTTTATTGGGCCATGAAGCGGCACATGTAAACCACAGGCATTCCATGAAAATGTTATGCAGGAATTTATCGGGTTATTTGTTTGTTTCGGCAATTTTGGGAGATGTAAACGGGATTATGGCCACTATTGGGAACAACATAAATAGTTTACAATCGCTTTCTTTCTCTCGAGAATTTGAGCACCAAGCCGATGTTGAAGGATTTAATGTGTTAGTTATTAATAAAGTTAATCCCGTGGGAATGACTAATTTATTTAAACGATTGGAGAATAAAAACTACATTTCCGTTCCGCAGTTCTTAAGTTCGCATCCTATGACTGAAGATAGAATTACATTTATGGAGAAAATGATTAAAACAAAAACGTTTCAGATAGTGGACAATCAAACACTAAAAAATTTATTTCAAAAAATGAAGAAGTAA
- a CDS encoding YjgN family protein, translating into MEEILQTEKKYKLDFQGKGNDFFGIIIVNWLLTICTLGIYYPWAKAKKLQFLYGQTSLNGDAFAFHGTGKEMFKGFLKAILLFFILGGIFGLFIYLKMPMVGLLLFYFGIFAILPLAIHGSYRYRMSRTSWRGIRFGYRGDKQELAINFVKWIFLTIITFGIYGPWMSINLRKYLVGNVRFGDAEFDYSGDGSDYFILNLKGYFLSIFTLGIYFFWWQKDLFEYYIDNLTVNKENKEIRLNSTVTGGGFFKLAIVNLAIIVFTLGLGYAWAVTRTLNYIFNNIQLDGNIDLDALNQTEENYKDATGEDLSDFLDLDFVM; encoded by the coding sequence ATGGAAGAAATTTTGCAAACTGAAAAAAAATACAAACTTGATTTTCAAGGAAAAGGGAATGATTTCTTTGGAATTATAATTGTGAACTGGCTTTTGACGATATGTACTCTTGGGATATATTATCCTTGGGCAAAGGCTAAAAAACTACAATTTTTATATGGGCAAACATCCTTAAACGGAGATGCTTTTGCTTTTCACGGCACTGGAAAAGAAATGTTTAAAGGATTCTTGAAGGCAATTTTATTATTCTTCATTTTAGGAGGAATATTTGGACTTTTTATATATCTAAAAATGCCAATGGTGGGATTGCTTTTATTTTATTTTGGGATTTTCGCCATTTTGCCTTTGGCAATACATGGGTCGTATCGCTATAGAATGTCTAGAACTTCTTGGAGAGGAATTCGTTTTGGATATCGAGGAGATAAACAAGAATTAGCCATAAATTTTGTCAAATGGATTTTCTTGACGATAATTACTTTTGGTATTTACGGACCTTGGATGAGTATTAATTTGAGAAAATATTTAGTTGGGAATGTTCGTTTTGGTGACGCTGAGTTCGATTATAGTGGAGATGGTTCGGATTATTTTATATTAAATCTTAAAGGCTATTTCTTATCAATTTTCACTCTTGGGATTTACTTTTTTTGGTGGCAAAAGGATCTTTTTGAATACTACATTGACAACCTAACAGTTAACAAAGAAAATAAAGAAATACGTTTAAATTCAACGGTAACAGGTGGTGGCTTCTTTAAATTGGCAATCGTAAATTTGGCGATTATTGTTTTTACACTTGGACTAGGTTATGCATGGGCGGTGACAAGAACGTTAAATTATATTTTCAATAATATTCAATTAGACGGGAATATCGATTTAGATGCGCTTAATCAAACAGAAGAAAATTATAAAGATGCAACTGGGGAAGATTTAAGTGATTTCCTCGATTTAGATTTTGTTATGTAA
- a CDS encoding MBL fold metallo-hydrolase → MKLYPIETGNFKLDGGAMFGVVPKTIWNRTNPADENNLIDIAARCLLIEDENRLILIDTGMGNKQSEKFFGYYSLWGSHSMDKSLAKYGFHRDDITDVFMTHLHFDHCGGSVQWNKDKTGYEPAFKNAKFWSNENHWEWATKPNPREKASFLSENILPMQESGQLNFIKRPEGDFLDKSELGFGIFFADGHTEKQMIPHIQYKDKTIVFCADLLATAGHIPVAYVMGYDTRPLLTMPEKTKFLNAAADNNYYLFLEHDAHNEIITVQHTEKGVRLKDVFSCEEILK, encoded by the coding sequence ATGAAATTATATCCTATAGAAACTGGTAATTTTAAACTGGACGGTGGCGCTATGTTTGGTGTTGTTCCCAAAACAATTTGGAATAGAACCAATCCCGCTGATGAAAACAATTTAATTGATATTGCTGCAAGATGCTTGCTTATTGAAGACGAAAACCGATTGATTTTGATTGATACCGGAATGGGGAACAAGCAATCCGAGAAGTTTTTTGGGTATTATTCGCTTTGGGGTTCTCATTCTATGGATAAATCTTTGGCTAAATATGGTTTTCATCGTGATGATATTACAGATGTTTTTATGACACACTTGCATTTTGACCATTGTGGCGGAAGCGTGCAATGGAACAAAGATAAAACGGGTTATGAACCTGCGTTTAAAAATGCCAAATTCTGGTCGAATGAAAATCATTGGGAATGGGCAACAAAACCAAACCCAAGAGAGAAAGCATCGTTCTTGTCTGAAAATATTTTACCAATGCAGGAAAGCGGGCAATTGAATTTTATAAAAAGACCTGAAGGTGATTTTCTTGATAAATCAGAGTTGGGTTTTGGGATATTCTTTGCAGATGGTCATACGGAGAAACAGATGATTCCTCACATTCAATATAAAGATAAAACAATCGTTTTTTGTGCTGATTTATTGGCTACAGCCGGACACATTCCAGTAGCTTATGTTATGGGATATGATACCAGACCATTATTAACGATGCCCGAAAAAACTAAATTCCTAAATGCAGCTGCTGATAATAATTATTATTTATTTTTGGAACACGATGCTCATAATGAAATTATAACAGTGCAACATACGGAGAAAGGCGTTCGATTAAAAGATGTTTTCAGTTGTGAGGAAATCTTAAAATAG